From a single Anaerolineales bacterium genomic region:
- a CDS encoding NAD/NADP octopine/nopaline dehydrogenase family protein, translating to MTQYFAVIGAGHGGKAMAAHLALMGFKVSLYNRTPENIEVIKKRGGIELDGGEGAPHGFGKLALVTSNMAEAIKNAEVIMIVLPSSAHAEVAATMSPHLVDGQIVILHPGRTCGALEFSKVVRDSGCTADVTIAEAETFIYASRSDGPAASRIFRVKEALPLAALPATRTQLVLDAIKDAYPQFFDGVDVLHTSLNNMGAIFHPALTLLNAGWIEATHGDYQFYIDGVTPSVARMLEVLDRERVTVASALGIRARTALEWLKLAYDTTGADLHEAIHNQPGYYGIKAPPTLNHRYIFEEIPMSLVPIASLANRFGVSVRGIESIIRIGSIIHRTDYWRRGRTVEKLGIQNWSVSELTRFVQEGVIE from the coding sequence ATGACACAATACTTTGCAGTCATCGGCGCGGGACACGGCGGGAAGGCAATGGCGGCGCATCTCGCATTGATGGGATTCAAGGTCTCTCTGTATAACCGCACACCCGAAAACATAGAAGTCATAAAAAAACGCGGCGGCATCGAACTGGACGGCGGCGAAGGCGCACCGCACGGGTTTGGCAAACTGGCATTGGTCACATCCAATATGGCGGAAGCGATCAAAAATGCGGAAGTCATCATGATCGTCCTGCCTTCATCTGCCCATGCGGAAGTCGCCGCGACCATGTCTCCGCATCTCGTAGACGGGCAGATCGTCATCCTGCATCCGGGACGAACCTGCGGTGCCCTCGAATTCTCGAAGGTCGTCCGCGACAGCGGCTGTACGGCGGATGTCACCATCGCCGAAGCCGAGACGTTCATCTACGCTTCACGTTCGGATGGTCCCGCCGCGTCACGTATCTTCCGCGTCAAGGAGGCATTGCCGCTGGCGGCGCTTCCTGCCACGCGCACACAACTGGTGCTGGATGCCATCAAGGATGCGTATCCGCAGTTCTTCGATGGCGTGGACGTGTTGCATACCAGTTTGAATAATATGGGCGCGATTTTCCATCCCGCACTAACGCTGCTCAACGCCGGCTGGATCGAAGCCACACACGGCGATTACCAGTTCTACATCGACGGCGTGACCCCGTCCGTGGCACGCATGTTGGAAGTGCTCGACCGCGAACGCGTGACCGTTGCTTCGGCGTTGGGCATCCGTGCGCGGACGGCGCTCGAATGGCTGAAACTCGCCTATGACACCACCGGCGCGGACTTGCACGAAGCGATCCACAACCAGCCGGGCTATTACGGCATCAAGGCGCCGCCGACGTTGAACCATCGTTACATCTTTGAAGAAATTCCCATGAGTTTGGTGCCGATCGCTTCTTTGGCGAACCGCTTTGGCGTCTCGGTGCGCGGTATCGAGAGCATCATCCGCATCGGCAGCATCATCCATCGCACCGATTACTGGCGGCGCGGAAGAACCGTGGAAAAACTTGGCATCCAAAATTGGAGCGTCAGCGAACTGACGCGCTTCGTGCAGGAAGGCGTGATCGAATAA
- the asnB gene encoding asparagine synthase B, protein MCGIAGVLRQPANGNVKSMIEKLSHRGPDGSGVQKLKHASIGHARLAILDVEGGHQPMQYEDTWIAFNGEIYNYRKLQAKYLSGVALNTTSDTEVLLHLYKKFGPEFVKLLDGMFAFVIYQNGEFLLARDPLGIKPLYLGFGEDGNQMYFASEIKAFEGKADKVKIFPAGHWYHSKSGWKRFYSVEKSIKPFDGSEAQSLPLIKSTLREAVHKRLLADVPVGVSLSGGLDSSIVSALASENTERLHSFAVGVTGSEDLPAARLMAEHLNTQHHELVYTTQDMVDALPDVLYYLETFDPALVRSAIPNYFLSKLAADHVKVFLTGEGADEVYAGYDYLADFDDPEALQDEMIEITEALHNTNLQRADRMSMAFGLEARVPFLDVKSVSTALSFPAEWKMHNGRAPKHILRQAFADDLPDEIVNRPKQKFSKGAGSSDLIAQLAEEKIPDEEFLSESQRLQSEWNYTLPNKEALYYYKIMQEHYDDQWIFPNMGHSRSL, encoded by the coding sequence ATGTGTGGAATCGCTGGCGTATTACGTCAACCAGCAAATGGAAACGTCAAATCCATGATCGAAAAACTCTCGCACCGCGGACCCGATGGAAGCGGTGTACAGAAGCTGAAGCATGCCTCCATCGGACACGCACGACTTGCCATTTTGGATGTCGAGGGCGGACATCAACCCATGCAATACGAAGACACGTGGATCGCCTTCAACGGCGAGATCTACAACTACCGCAAACTGCAAGCCAAATATCTTTCAGGCGTCGCCCTGAACACAACTTCGGATACTGAGGTGCTGTTGCACCTTTATAAAAAGTTCGGACCCGAATTCGTGAAACTGCTCGACGGCATGTTTGCCTTCGTCATTTATCAGAATGGGGAATTCCTGCTGGCGCGCGATCCGCTCGGCATCAAACCGCTCTATCTCGGCTTTGGCGAGGATGGCAATCAGATGTACTTCGCATCCGAGATCAAAGCCTTCGAGGGGAAAGCGGACAAGGTGAAGATCTTCCCCGCAGGTCACTGGTACCATTCAAAGTCCGGGTGGAAGCGTTTTTACAGCGTCGAGAAGAGTATCAAACCGTTTGATGGAAGCGAGGCGCAATCCCTGCCGCTCATCAAATCTACGCTGCGCGAGGCGGTACACAAACGCCTGCTGGCAGATGTCCCCGTTGGCGTCAGCCTGAGTGGCGGCTTGGACAGCAGTATCGTCTCCGCGCTGGCGAGCGAAAATACGGAGCGCCTGCATTCCTTTGCCGTCGGTGTGACAGGCAGTGAGGATCTTCCCGCCGCACGCCTGATGGCGGAACACCTCAACACGCAACATCACGAGTTGGTCTACACCACGCAGGATATGGTGGACGCGCTCCCGGACGTGTTGTATTACCTTGAAACGTTCGACCCCGCACTGGTTCGCAGCGCCATCCCGAATTATTTTTTGTCGAAACTTGCCGCGGACCACGTCAAGGTCTTCCTAACGGGTGAAGGCGCGGACGAGGTTTATGCGGGCTACGATTACTTGGCAGACTTCGACGACCCCGAAGCTTTGCAAGATGAAATGATCGAAATCACGGAAGCGCTCCACAACACGAACTTGCAGCGCGCCGACAGAATGTCCATGGCGTTTGGATTGGAAGCCCGCGTCCCTTTCCTCGACGTGAAATCTGTTTCGACCGCCCTGAGCTTTCCCGCCGAGTGGAAAATGCACAATGGACGTGCCCCCAAGCACATCCTGCGCCAGGCGTTTGCAGACGACCTGCCCGATGAGATCGTCAACCGCCCCAAGCAGAAATTTTCCAAAGGCGCAGGCTCCTCGGACCTGATCGCGCAACTCGCCGAGGAAAAGATCCCGGACGAGGAATTCCTGTCCGAGTCCCAGCGCTTGCAAAGCGAGTGGAATTACACCTTGCCGAACAAGGAAGCCCTGTACTACTACAAGATCATGCAGGAACACTACGACGACCAGTGGATCTTCCCGAACATGGGGCACAGCCGGAGTTTGTAA
- a CDS encoding DUF5698 domain-containing protein codes for METFDWHTWVILPLLVFFARAFDVALGTLRIIFTSRGKRHLAPLLGFVEVFIWISIIAQITRGASNVAAYFAYAAGFAAGNYLGMYIENKLAIGTLVIRAIVPEEIASPLAKTLQEKGLGMTSVSGMGSHGPVKLIYTIVMRKELTMAAEVIKSVHPNAFFTVEELRSAEHGIFLPSAQTSTPFGMLAKRKSK; via the coding sequence ATGGAAACATTCGACTGGCATACCTGGGTGATCCTGCCGTTGCTCGTTTTTTTTGCGCGCGCCTTTGACGTGGCACTCGGCACCCTGCGCATCATCTTCACATCCCGCGGCAAGCGGCATCTTGCGCCGCTGCTCGGTTTTGTGGAGGTCTTCATCTGGATCAGCATCATCGCCCAGATCACACGGGGAGCAAGCAACGTCGCCGCCTACTTCGCCTACGCAGCAGGATTTGCCGCCGGGAATTATCTCGGCATGTATATCGAGAACAAACTGGCGATCGGCACGCTGGTCATCCGCGCGATCGTACCAGAGGAGATCGCAAGTCCGCTTGCGAAAACCTTGCAGGAGAAAGGCTTGGGAATGACGAGCGTCAGCGGCATGGGCTCGCACGGACCTGTGAAACTGATCTACACCATCGTCATGCGCAAGGAACTGACGATGGCGGCGGAAGTCATAAAATCCGTGCACCCGAACGCGTTCTTCACAGTGGAGGAATTGCGTTCCGCTGAACACGGCATCTTCCTGCCATCTGCCCAGACTTCCACGCCCTTCGGGATGCTTGCAAAGCGAAAATCGAAATAA
- a CDS encoding glycosyltransferase family 4 protein: MKITLLHYSAPPVVGGVESVMDHHARLMADDGHQVQVIAGRGRQVDSRIRFASIPLVDSRHADILSMKEELDRGRIPVSFESTVGRIEALLSEQLMDTDVLIAHNVCSLNKNLALTAALFNISKQENAPRVILWHHDLAWTTPRYQPELHEGYPWDLLKTAWEGVTQVTISDMRQAELAELMRLDKSSITVIPNGVDVSKFLKLEEDTQTYVEKTGVLTANPLLLLPVRITTRKNIELALKVLAQLRKHYPEAQLVVTGPLGPHNPANLTYFEKLTALRRELGLGGAAHFLAELTDEYIPDAVISDFYQLADALFLPSIEEGFGIPILEAGLAGIPIFCSDIPPLRKLGGEFGTYFSPQEDPETVCKLILERLEGNAVQGMKAYVRANYIWDSIYKMRIAPLLQAI; the protein is encoded by the coding sequence ATGAAAATTACCCTTCTTCATTATTCCGCTCCGCCGGTGGTCGGCGGCGTGGAAAGTGTCATGGATCATCACGCCCGATTGATGGCTGACGACGGTCATCAGGTACAGGTCATCGCCGGACGCGGCAGGCAGGTGGATTCGCGCATCCGCTTCGCTTCCATCCCGTTGGTTGATTCGCGGCATGCGGACATCCTGTCCATGAAGGAGGAGTTGGATCGGGGCAGAATCCCCGTCAGTTTTGAATCAACTGTCGGGAGGATCGAAGCGCTTTTATCCGAGCAGTTGATGGATACAGATGTGCTGATCGCGCATAACGTCTGCTCATTGAACAAGAATCTCGCATTGACCGCCGCCCTGTTCAATATCAGCAAGCAGGAGAATGCTCCGCGTGTGATCCTGTGGCATCATGACCTGGCGTGGACGACGCCGCGCTACCAGCCTGAACTACATGAGGGCTATCCGTGGGATCTGCTGAAAACTGCCTGGGAAGGTGTGACGCAGGTGACCATCTCGGACATGCGGCAGGCTGAGCTGGCGGAATTGATGCGGCTGGATAAATCCAGCATCACAGTCATTCCGAACGGCGTGGATGTAAGCAAATTTCTCAAGCTCGAAGAGGATACGCAGACATATGTTGAGAAGACCGGCGTGCTGACTGCAAATCCGCTCCTGCTTTTGCCCGTGCGAATCACAACGCGGAAGAATATCGAACTGGCGTTGAAGGTGCTTGCGCAATTGCGCAAGCATTACCCGGAGGCGCAGTTGGTGGTGACCGGACCGCTCGGTCCGCACAACCCCGCCAACCTGACTTATTTTGAGAAACTGACCGCCCTGCGGAGGGAGTTGGGGCTGGGCGGCGCGGCGCATTTTCTTGCCGAGTTGACGGATGAGTACATTCCCGACGCGGTCATCTCGGATTTCTATCAATTGGCGGATGCGCTGTTCCTGCCAAGCATCGAGGAGGGGTTCGGCATTCCCATTTTGGAAGCTGGACTGGCAGGCATTCCCATTTTCTGTTCGGATATTCCGCCTCTGCGCAAATTGGGCGGGGAGTTTGGAACGTATTTTTCGCCGCAGGAAGACCCTGAAACGGTTTGCAAATTGATCCTTGAGAGACTCGAGGGGAATGCCGTGCAGGGCATGAAGGCATATGTCCGCGCGAATTATATTTGGGATAGCATATATAAAATGAGGATCGCGCCGTTGCTCCAGGCAATTTGA
- a CDS encoding glucosyl-3-phosphoglycerate synthase, whose amino-acid sequence MNAPSRNRLISKVLVPVVHGCQQQSAIHAAHAIAGDEKLLLAGFIYVPEGQSLSMATVHARELRKTLKGLYRIKRNGKWAQVHVSHKPWDELVKVIEEEQPDLLVLEYPHQFEALQVSLSEVLTLTPCNIAIVNQQVGEEIKSALLPIRGGPYTELALRIALSLRETKGTHIESLHLYPQNMTKAQDVAFRGADRVLRNLPEIERSEIFTDLPIDTIFDASKKHDLVIMGTSVRPNQPPVIGTAGEKMMRESENGVILVKTKLLHEVNPASEESGRSTISVLVDKWFAENTFHGDEFKDLRYLVSLKEKQGITISLALPALNEEATVGKVITTVQNALMKDVPLLDEIVLMDSDSTDHTREIADGLGVPVHIHQKTLPQYDARRGKGEALWKSLYCTRGDIIVWIDTDIVNISPHFVYGLVGPLLLKPELNFIKGFYRRPLKVGNKMQAGSGGRVTELTARPLLNLFYPELSGIVQPLSGEYGGRRSALEQLPFFSGYGVEIGLLIDMFEKFGLGSIGQVDLQERIHHNQPLESLSKMSFAIIQAVIRKLEERYDQNILENVNTTMKLIRYGQERFFLDVDEVAERERPPMIEIPEYMKKRMGTP is encoded by the coding sequence GTGAACGCACCATCAAGAAATAGATTGATCTCAAAAGTGCTCGTGCCGGTTGTGCACGGCTGTCAACAGCAATCCGCCATCCATGCCGCGCATGCCATTGCAGGGGATGAAAAACTCCTGCTGGCGGGATTCATTTATGTGCCCGAGGGACAATCGCTCAGCATGGCAACCGTCCATGCGCGGGAATTACGAAAGACGTTGAAGGGCTTATACAGGATAAAACGCAATGGGAAGTGGGCGCAGGTGCACGTTTCCCATAAGCCGTGGGATGAACTGGTGAAAGTGATCGAGGAGGAACAACCCGACCTGCTGGTGCTGGAATATCCGCATCAGTTCGAGGCGCTTCAGGTCTCGCTCTCGGAGGTGTTGACGCTCACGCCGTGCAATATCGCCATTGTGAATCAACAGGTGGGGGAGGAAATCAAGAGCGCGCTGTTGCCCATCCGCGGCGGACCGTACACGGAGCTGGCATTGCGCATCGCCCTGTCCTTGCGTGAGACCAAAGGAACGCATATCGAGTCCCTGCACCTGTATCCGCAGAACATGACCAAGGCGCAGGATGTCGCCTTCAGAGGTGCAGACCGGGTGCTGAGGAACCTGCCCGAGATCGAACGCAGCGAGATCTTCACCGATCTTCCCATCGACACCATCTTCGATGCATCAAAGAAACACGACCTTGTCATCATGGGCACCTCCGTGCGCCCCAATCAACCACCCGTCATTGGGACAGCCGGCGAAAAGATGATGCGCGAAAGCGAAAACGGCGTAATCCTGGTCAAGACAAAGCTGCTGCATGAAGTTAATCCTGCGAGCGAAGAATCGGGGCGATCCACCATCTCCGTGCTGGTGGATAAATGGTTCGCGGAAAACACCTTCCACGGTGACGAATTCAAGGACTTGAGATATCTGGTCTCGTTAAAGGAAAAACAGGGTATCACCATCAGTCTTGCACTGCCCGCGCTCAACGAAGAGGCAACGGTCGGCAAAGTCATCACCACCGTCCAGAACGCGTTGATGAAAGACGTGCCGCTTTTGGATGAGATCGTGCTGATGGATTCGGATTCCACAGACCACACGCGCGAGATCGCGGATGGACTCGGCGTTCCCGTGCATATCCATCAAAAAACCCTGCCGCAATATGACGCGCGCAGGGGCAAGGGCGAAGCGCTGTGGAAAAGCCTGTATTGCACGCGCGGTGATATCATCGTTTGGATCGACACGGATATTGTCAATATCAGCCCGCATTTCGTGTACGGCTTGGTCGGTCCGCTTCTTCTCAAGCCGGAACTGAACTTCATTAAGGGCTTTTACCGCCGTCCGCTGAAAGTTGGAAACAAGATGCAGGCAGGCAGCGGCGGACGAGTCACCGAATTGACAGCGCGTCCCTTGCTCAATCTGTTCTATCCCGAATTGAGCGGCATTGTCCAGCCGCTTTCGGGCGAATACGGCGGCAGGCGCAGCGCGCTGGAACAGCTTCCCTTCTTTTCGGGATACGGCGTCGAGATCGGCTTGCTGATCGACATGTTCGAGAAGTTCGGGCTGGGCTCCATCGGACAGGTGGATCTGCAGGAACGCATCCATCACAACCAGCCGCTGGAATCGCTCAGTAAAATGTCCTTTGCCATCATTCAGGCAGTCATCCGCAAACTGGAAGAGCGCTATGACCAGAACATCCTGGAGAACGTCAACACCACGATGAAACTCATCCGCTACGGACAGGAACGCTTCTTCCTCGATGTGGATGAGGTCGCCGAACGGGAACGTCCGCCCATGATCGAGATCCCGGAATACATGAAAAAACGCATGGGAACGCCCTAA
- a CDS encoding cation:proton antiporter, with product MSTFLQLIFLLTIILLAAKVAGRLSMYFGQPSVLGGLIAGIILGPSLLDLLGLPFIAHELSEVIALFGELGVLMLMFLAGLEFQLEELRENMRVAAFAGTIGVVGPVLMGWGIGLLFGMTHIASLFLGLTLGATSVSISAQTLIELKALRTRAGLSLLGAAVFDDILIILLLSVFLAFTSGGGSSGMEILFIILRMAVFVSLSFLFGMRILPWIIRQIARLQTSQGLLVAALVTMFIFSVASEYFGGLAAITGAFIAGLMLARTPEKERIESGMHALSYGLFVPIFFVNIGLSIDLRGFPMQALLFTAAIVLVAIFGKWLGAGWGAKLGGLSLRESIQLGAGMISRGEVGLIAASIGVTSSLIGATEFSAIVVMVLATTLVTPPILRALFARKEFADRELQLETGQVQASSAAPSKEDTA from the coding sequence ATGAGCACTTTCCTACAGCTTATCTTCCTGCTCACCATCATCCTGCTTGCAGCAAAAGTGGCAGGACGCCTGAGTATGTATTTCGGGCAGCCCTCGGTGTTGGGCGGATTGATCGCGGGCATTATTCTGGGTCCCTCCCTGCTCGATCTGCTGGGGCTTCCATTTATCGCCCACGAGCTTTCCGAGGTCATCGCGCTTTTTGGCGAACTTGGCGTATTGATGCTCATGTTCCTTGCAGGGCTGGAATTCCAACTCGAAGAACTGCGCGAGAATATGCGCGTTGCCGCCTTTGCAGGGACGATCGGCGTGGTTGGACCTGTCTTGATGGGATGGGGGATTGGCTTGCTCTTCGGCATGACACATATCGCCTCGCTCTTCCTCGGACTGACACTTGGCGCGACCAGCGTGAGCATCTCAGCCCAGACGCTGATCGAGCTTAAAGCGTTACGCACCCGCGCAGGGTTAAGCCTGCTGGGCGCGGCGGTCTTCGACGACATCCTTATCATCCTCCTGCTTTCGGTCTTCCTCGCCTTCACGAGCGGAGGCGGAAGCAGCGGCATGGAAATTCTGTTCATCATTTTACGGATGGCTGTCTTTGTGTCCCTTTCCTTCCTGTTCGGAATGCGCATCCTGCCCTGGATCATCCGTCAGATTGCCAGATTGCAGACCAGCCAGGGCTTGCTTGTTGCCGCACTGGTGACCATGTTCATATTTAGCGTGGCATCGGAATACTTCGGCGGACTTGCAGCGATCACCGGCGCTTTCATTGCAGGGTTGATGCTGGCTCGCACACCCGAAAAGGAACGTATTGAATCGGGAATGCACGCACTGTCGTACGGCTTGTTCGTCCCCATCTTCTTTGTGAACATCGGCTTGTCCATTGACCTGCGTGGATTCCCCATGCAGGCTTTACTTTTTACCGCCGCCATCGTTCTGGTGGCAATCTTTGGGAAGTGGCTCGGCGCGGGCTGGGGCGCAAAGCTGGGCGGACTCTCATTACGCGAATCCATACAGTTGGGCGCAGGCATGATCTCGCGCGGCGAGGTCGGTTTGATCGCGGCAAGCATCGGCGTCACCAGCAGCCTGATCGGCGCGACGGAATTCTCCGCCATCGTTGTCATGGTGCTTGCCACAACGCTGGTCACGCCGCCCATTCTGCGGGCGTTGTTCGCGCGGAAAGAATTTGCGGATAGGGAACTGCAGCTCGAAACAGGACAGGTTCAGGCTTCGTCTGCAGCGCCATCGAAGGAAGATACAGCCTAA
- a CDS encoding cyclic-di-AMP receptor gives METNSSNPPIHLLLVAVVQDQDLENATNALKNIGASLTYLSSAGGFLGRRNATLLIGLPAEREAQALAALHEACRQRVEYMTLPLEGSPMPMPSPVPVTVGGATVFALPVERFEQI, from the coding sequence ATGGAAACAAATTCGTCAAATCCCCCCATCCATTTGTTGTTGGTCGCTGTCGTACAGGATCAGGACCTTGAGAACGCCACGAACGCGTTGAAGAACATCGGCGCGTCGCTCACGTACCTGTCCAGCGCAGGCGGATTTTTGGGAAGGCGTAATGCCACGCTGTTGATTGGTTTGCCCGCCGAACGGGAGGCGCAGGCGCTCGCCGCCCTGCACGAAGCCTGCCGCCAGCGCGTCGAATATATGACCCTTCCGCTGGAAGGATCGCCGATGCCCATGCCATCCCCCGTCCCTGTGACGGTTGGCGGTGCGACAGTGTTCGCATTGCCTGTGGAACGGTTCGAACAGATTTAG
- a CDS encoding cyclic-di-AMP receptor yields the protein MKMMIIIVKDHDADTLTQAFTAENFRVTRVASTGGFMRSGVVTMLLGVDDVQVDAAIQTVRNALPVKEGEKRATLFVVPVHHYEQV from the coding sequence ATGAAAATGATGATCATCATCGTGAAAGACCATGACGCTGATACGCTCACGCAAGCCTTTACCGCCGAGAATTTCCGTGTGACGCGCGTCGCATCCACCGGCGGATTTATGCGCAGCGGTGTTGTCACCATGCTGTTGGGCGTGGATGATGTGCAGGTGGATGCCGCCATTCAGACCGTACGCAATGCGTTGCCGGTAAAAGAAGGCGAAAAACGCGCCACGCTTTTCGTTGTCCCCGTACACCATTACGAACAAGTGTAA
- the panC gene encoding pantoate--beta-alanine ligase, with protein sequence MRTVSPLSDLRAARLSLKGTVGLVPTMGYLHEGHLSLVRQAKAECDHVIVSIFVNPTQFGPKEDLSKYPRDLERDLELLSSLGVDLVWNPSAEVMYPSGYQTWVEVEALTNPLEGAMRPGHFKGVTTVVAKLFNATQPDKAYFGQKDAQQAAVIRRMAVDLNFPLEVIICPTVREADGLAMSSRNKYLNEAERQAATVLFRALSAAKGLFEHGERDAEALRRMMKEVIEAEPLAQMQYVSCADYDTLEELDTVKGKALLSMAVFVGKTRLIDNFVLG encoded by the coding sequence ATGAGAACTGTTTCCCCTCTCTCTGACCTGCGTGCCGCCCGCCTCTCTCTCAAAGGGACGGTTGGTCTGGTTCCCACGATGGGGTATCTCCACGAGGGGCATTTGTCGTTGGTGCGCCAAGCGAAAGCCGAGTGCGACCACGTCATTGTCTCCATATTCGTCAACCCGACCCAGTTTGGTCCCAAAGAAGACCTTTCCAAGTATCCGCGCGATCTCGAACGGGACTTGGAATTGCTCTCCTCGCTTGGCGTGGATCTGGTCTGGAATCCGTCAGCGGAGGTGATGTATCCGTCCGGCTACCAGACTTGGGTGGAGGTCGAAGCGCTGACGAATCCGCTCGAAGGCGCGATGCGTCCCGGTCATTTCAAGGGCGTGACCACCGTCGTGGCGAAACTTTTCAACGCGACCCAGCCCGATAAAGCCTATTTTGGGCAAAAGGATGCCCAGCAGGCGGCGGTCATCCGGCGTATGGCGGTGGATTTGAACTTCCCGCTCGAGGTCATCATCTGCCCGACAGTGCGTGAAGCGGACGGGCTGGCGATGTCGAGCCGCAACAAGTATTTGAACGAAGCCGAGCGGCAGGCGGCGACGGTCTTATTCCGCGCGTTGAGCGCCGCGAAGGGATTGTTTGAGCATGGGGAAAGGGACGCTGAGGCGCTGCGAAGAATGATGAAAGAAGTGATCGAAGCCGAGCCGCTGGCGCAGATGCAATATGTCTCCTGCGCGGATTACGATACGCTCGAAGAACTGGATACGGTGAAGGGAAAGGCTCTGCTTTCGATGGCGGTCTTTGTGGGGAAGACGCGGTTGATCGATAATTTTGTGTTGGGATAG
- the ssb gene encoding single-stranded DNA-binding protein, with product MPTLNRVQLIGRLGKDPESKFTPTGKKVCHFSLAVSNRWKDKNGETRETTEWVNIEAWGRLGEVCQEYLKKGSLIYVEGRLKTDKYEDKGETKYFTKVVAQTLQFLDKKEKEEPVMTVEEDPGDYEF from the coding sequence ATGCCAACTCTAAACCGCGTTCAACTGATCGGGCGGCTGGGCAAGGACCCGGAGAGCAAGTTCACGCCGACAGGCAAGAAGGTTTGTCACTTCAGCCTTGCCGTCAGCAACCGCTGGAAGGACAAGAACGGCGAGACGCGCGAAACCACCGAATGGGTCAACATCGAAGCGTGGGGGCGGCTCGGCGAGGTCTGCCAGGAATATCTAAAGAAAGGCAGTCTGATCTACGTCGAAGGGCGTTTGAAGACCGACAAGTATGAGGATAAAGGCGAAACCAAGTACTTTACGAAGGTCGTTGCCCAGACCCTGCAATTCCTGGACAAGAAGGAAAAGGAAGAGCCAGTGATGACGGTCGAGGAAGACCCCGGCGATTACGAGTTTTAG
- a CDS encoding PadR family transcriptional regulator, which yields MTETLKNPDDFLPLTPAVFNILLALADGEKHGYGIMQEVEANTKGQVLMGPGTLYGSIKRMLQSELIEESDERADPTMDDQRRRYYELTSLGRRVLRMEAERLASQVQIARSKNILTMDL from the coding sequence ATGACCGAGACTTTGAAAAATCCCGATGATTTTCTCCCTCTCACCCCAGCGGTGTTCAACATTCTTTTGGCGCTTGCGGACGGTGAAAAGCATGGCTATGGCATCATGCAGGAGGTAGAGGCGAACACAAAAGGACAGGTCTTGATGGGACCCGGCACGCTCTATGGTTCGATCAAGCGCATGTTGCAGTCTGAATTGATTGAGGAAAGCGACGAACGCGCCGACCCCACTATGGACGATCAACGCCGCCGTTATTACGAATTGACGAGTTTGGGTAGGCGCGTTTTGCGCATGGAGGCGGAGCGGCTGGCTTCGCAGGTGCAGATCGCACGCTCAAAAAATATCCTCACAATGGATCTTTAG